The segment AGTCGGGCAAGTTTTCAATTCACTGCCCTTTTCTGCTCCCGTGCCATCACAACGGTCACAAACTGTCTGTTTGCGTAGATTGATCTGGCGCGTCGCTCCGCTGACCATCTCGGAAAATTCAATTTCTACATCAACCTGAATGTCCTTGCCCCGTTTTCTGCGCGTAGTCGCACCACCTCGTCCGCCGCTAAAAATAGAAGAAAAGATATCCTCAAAGTCTCCGCCTCCAAACTCAAAGTCGGCATTTTGTCCTCCTCCGCCAAAACCTTGAAATCCGGAGAAATCGAATCCACCAAACCCCTGCCCTCCGCCCGCGCCAGCACCTGACCGACCTGCTTGTTCGAAAGTTTGGCCATACTGGTCATATTGCGAACGCTTGGTCTTGTCGGACAGCACCTGATAGGCTTCATTAATTTCTTTGAATTTTGCCTCATCTCCACCGGCCTTGTCCGGATGATGTTTGTGCGCCAATTTGCGATAAGCTTTCTTGATCTCATCGTCACTTGCGCCCTTGGAAACGCCTAATGTATCGTAAAAATTTTTAGCCATAAAAAATTATAAAGCAGTTTGATTTAGAGAAAATTCACACCCCAAATATTAGCACGAAATAAAAAAATTAGCAATCCCCTCTGGTGAGTGCTAATTTGCCTATTTCTTTCCCCGGACAACGTTACTCGATCACTTCCATCTCCACCGGCACTTTTTTTACGCTTACTATTTTCGCGCTAAGCATGATCCAAAAAATAATACTGATCAGATGGACCAAAATCCGCAGAAGAAACGCGCCGAGCGAAAGGACTGTCAAAAACAAGATGAACGCCATTCCGAATGGGACGACCGGAAATTTTTCGTTGGTATAATCTGGCGAAACGATGCTTTGGATTTTTTGATTGATACTTTCCCGCATCACATCCGCCACTTTCTCTGATCCGGTCAATTTCCGATTGACCATCTTCCCAAACTGCTCCCGACCTGCTTCTAGCACTTTTTGTTTTTGAAGCTCTTGCATCTTCTGAAGATTGGCAGGAGAAATCGCCTGACTATTCTCGGCTAAATTAAGCAAGTCAGCATCTCCGCTGGCCGCTTGATTTTCTTGATAATTTTCCAAAATTATCTGATCGACTGTCAGATCCTTATCCTCCAGCTTCTGCAGATCAGGATTGAATTTATAGAGAATCTCTTTCGCCCATTTATTATCCAAAATAGTTCCGGCGTCAAAAGTTGGCAACTTCAAAAGTCCCACCGTCTTAGCTTCAAAATAATATTGGCTGGAAATCACCAGCGCTATCGCTAACACAAAAAAAGCCTTACCCATCCGCAAAGTTTTTGGCAGGCAGATTTTCACATTCAACCCCAGATCCTTTTTGGTCTGTAGATAAGCGATATGCAAAAATATTGCGGAAAAAAGCAAGATCAGCAGATGCCAAAAATTTGGCGCAAAGATGAAACTCAGGAAAAACCCGACAAAAATCGAAATGACCGGCCAAATCTTTTCCTTGACCAAAACAAATTCCAACGAAAGGACGATATACAAAAAAGAGAACCAGAGCATCGGCACCAGCCAGACGCTCGAATCTGCGACGGTCACCGCCCGACTGACAGAAAACCAAGAGAAAAAAGCCGCCAAGATCGAAAGGAAGAAAAGCGAAAACTTCAAAATATTTTTTTGCATTTTTTAGTTTTTAGATTATACCAATATTTTAGCAAAATTTGGCCGATCCGAGAAGAGCTTGTCAGGACAACTCTTTCGTGCTACTAATGAGGCAAGTAGAAAACCAGCCAGCAACTTAAAAACCGAAGGAGGAAATCGCCATGGAACCAAAAGAAAAAAACACGAAAGAATGGTATGCCTGGGCATTGAGGCATCATTATTATTACAACCCGATTTTTTTCGCATGTGCGATCAAAAGAGGACTTGATCTGGCAGTACTCAGAAATTATCTGAGCTGCTTAGAGAACCATACTGATAGCGAAAAGTTCTCCGCGTTGCTAATGAAAAATCATCGCTTCAATACGATACTTATCTGGATTGCCCATAGAAACGGGTTTGGCATGATTGACATACTCCAAAAATATGTTGACTGCCTGGAAGCTGAAATGACCAAGCATGCTCCAGAATTTCCAGCTTGACAAACAGCCAGATTCAGCGTATAATTACGAGCTAGTGCCTATTGAAGGTAAACCAAGAAACGGCCCTAAAATTAGGGCAAAAGGAGAAAGTGATGTTGCGTAAAAAATTCATTGTCGCATTGGCAATACCGGTACTGTTCGCATTATTTTCTGGCAATCGTGGTTGTGGCCACGCCGGACCACTGGTCGGCGCGGCGATTGTCGGAGGAGTAGTCGGGGCAGCAGTGGCCGGTGCTGTCAGTCAATCGTCGCCACAGCCACAGCCTACGGTAGTCTACGTCGAACCGCAGCCATACTACCCTTGTTACATCGAGGGGGAACTTCGGTACGACCATCATGGTCGCAAATACTGGCATCGGTTCCAGACACCCCATCCAGTCCCCTGTCCGTAGTCATCACACGGCAAGCTCAAGATTCTATTGAGCCTCTGCCGTGTTTTTTATGCAAAAATCCATAAGCTAAAAATCTGGACAAAATCCAAATCTGCGCTATACTGACATATTGCACATTAACAAACAATAAGGAGGGAAAATCAATATGATCGCAATGCACTTACATTCTCATCATTCCGATGGGAAAGATAGCGTTAAAGAACTGGTCAAAGTGTTGAATATCGCCAAAGTTAAAGGCGCAATCCTCAGTGACCACGATAATGTTGGTGGAGTCGAAGAATTTCGAACACGGACAAAAAAAGCCGGCATTGAGTCAATACCTGGTTTCGAGTTATCAACCTGCTACGAAGAAAATTACTACATCCACATCCTCGCTTATGGTTTCGACTTGGAGAAAATGGATCTGGTCAAAAAGGGGCTAGAAAGAAATTGCCAAGCGCATAATGAATGCTTCGAGGAAGCCATTTCTGATGCGAATAAACACTTCGAGCTTAACTTGACGACCAAACTCATCAGGCAAGCGACTAATCGCGCGGGCCATACCAATTTTACTTTTCCCCTGTTCAGATATCTTATTGAGCGGATCGGCTTACCGCCAGAAATTGTCGGACGAACTATTTTCGGCCAAAACTCGCCGATGCGAAAACTTTTATCCTCGGGAAAATTAATGACCGTTGAAGAAGGCATGACATTCATCAAAGAAATCGGCGCCACACCCGTTCTTGCTCATCCTGGCTTTTTCGCAGAATACAGCATTAGCCAAAAAGGCACCGAAAAACAACTGGAAGAATTATTTGAAACACTAATTGATCTTGGCCTCAAAGGAGCGGAATATTATTATCCCTACCCCGACAAGCCAGAAATCCAGTTTTTCGCTTCCGTAGCAAAACGCCTGATTGATAAAAATAACAACCTCTGGAGACTCTCTGGCTCCGATTATCACGGAGCCTACAAAACAAACTCCTGTGGCATTGCAATGCCAGGAGTTTCCCTCGAAAAATTTCGAGGATTCAAAAAATTTTGCGAGGGATAAAAAAATCCCCCAAAGATAGCCCGCCTGTTGAAAAACAGCGGGCTATTTTAATTTCTAAATTTCTTCCAAATGCTTCACACAATTTTCCAAAATGATTTTTCCTTTCAATCCATCTTTCAACTCATAGATATACACCGAGGTGTTTTTCGGTTTCTCGACTTCAAAAAAGCGTTCGATCGGAATGCCCGATATGATAGCATGAAGAACCCGGCCAAATCCACCATGAGAAATAATGAGCACGTTTTCGTGAGGATGTTTTGCATATATCTCACCCACCGCGCGAGCTACTCTTTCATATAGCTCTGCAATTGTTTCCACATCAGCTGGAAGATTGTCCCAATCAACTTCACTGGCCATTTTTCCTTGATAGCTACCCAGATTTCTTTCTCGCAGATTTTCCTTGAAATAGATCGGGGCCTTATGGTGAACCGTTATTTTTTCCGCAGTATCTACCACTCTTTTGAGATCACTGCTATAGATTACATCAAACTTGACGTCTTTCAGTCTTTCGGCAACTTTTTCCGCCTGCAATAAACCTTCTTTGGATAGTTTTCCTGGACGATGGCCTTGCAGGATAAATTTAGCGTTATCAATTGTCCGCCCATGTCGCACGATGTATAGTTTCATAAATTGATTATTTTTTCCATAAATTATTCCTTAAACCTTATTTATTCCGCGTACCTCCAATAGACTCTGCATATGAAACTTGGCGGCACAATCCTTAAGCTCCACGATAAGCTCTGGATTATCCTCTCGAGCATATGCGTCAAGATTAAAAGAAATATTATTGTGTTTTTCCCTGAACTCTGAAAGAGTAGTTTTCGTAATAAATTCAGCGTGCTCCAACCCTTCTTTGAATTTATTATCTCCCTTTGGCGCCAAAACCTCAATCCCTTCAATCATAAAATTATCATAACTCAATGGCTCTTTCAATCGACAAACCAAAACCGGCCGACCACCAAATATTTTGTCACTATAATTTTGCGAAAATTCAAGTAAGCCTTTTTTTATTTTTTCATAATTCTCAAGGCTCTCGGTTCTGTATGCAATATGATCCAATTCCTTAAATTCATCCATTGAAAATCCGGATTCTTTCAAGCTGTCAAAAATCCGATCTAAAAAATTTTCGTAATCACCGATGATGGATTTGATTGATTCTTGTGTTTTTTGTTCAGTCATATTTTTTAATAAAACTTCATTCCCACTTTGCATAGTATGGATGAAAAAACCTAAACCCATCTTTCTTTTTGAGTTCC is part of the Parcubacteria group bacterium genome and harbors:
- a CDS encoding PHP domain-containing protein, with amino-acid sequence MIAMHLHSHHSDGKDSVKELVKVLNIAKVKGAILSDHDNVGGVEEFRTRTKKAGIESIPGFELSTCYEENYYIHILAYGFDLEKMDLVKKGLERNCQAHNECFEEAISDANKHFELNLTTKLIRQATNRAGHTNFTFPLFRYLIERIGLPPEIVGRTIFGQNSPMRKLLSSGKLMTVEEGMTFIKEIGATPVLAHPGFFAEYSISQKGTEKQLEELFETLIDLGLKGAEYYYPYPDKPEIQFFASVAKRLIDKNNNLWRLSGSDYHGAYKTNSCGIAMPGVSLEKFRGFKKFCEG
- a CDS encoding histidine phosphatase family protein; its protein translation is MKLYIVRHGRTIDNAKFILQGHRPGKLSKEGLLQAEKVAERLKDVKFDVIYSSDLKRVVDTAEKITVHHKAPIYFKENLRERNLGSYQGKMASEVDWDNLPADVETIAELYERVARAVGEIYAKHPHENVLIISHGGFGRVLHAIISGIPIERFFEVEKPKNTSVYIYELKDGLKGKIILENCVKHLEEI
- a CDS encoding VOC family protein codes for the protein MTEQKTQESIKSIIGDYENFLDRIFDSLKESGFSMDEFKELDHIAYRTESLENYEKIKKGLLEFSQNYSDKIFGGRPVLVCRLKEPLSYDNFMIEGIEVLAPKGDNKFKEGLEHAEFITKTTLSEFREKHNNISFNLDAYAREDNPELIVELKDCAAKFHMQSLLEVRGINKV